One Bdellovibrio bacteriovorus str. Tiberius DNA segment encodes these proteins:
- a CDS encoding VWA domain-containing protein: MKKQYLVLTMIFLASTFLFQNCSPSGVQFEQTRELASVTEPEVISSEVVVDNEAEAEEAAPEIKTKTFTAASKEKVVDMVWVIDNSASMKGQADIIRKNFEKFAHLVENQVDLRVALISKKDSFNLKTHVSLPETMKNGQQVDFLVHSYNALLVAAVASCPETAADAFCKKVLANSKYDKVYSSLNGFFRPQSQKVFVFVTDDDSSAAKNTTVQYEAANLSGYTGTIKTLVVDEDYITAATFQGRMVRAFGKNGSYKVFGFVAGADSKCKARVSTVYNSLISSGGGVGFNVCDEDWTASFSQLSEKVVDYASTEYSLQSENVKKVLSVKLNGKALIPGVDYTVADGKVALNPTLVKSLGNYIIDVTYTE, encoded by the coding sequence ATGAAAAAGCAATATCTTGTTCTGACCATGATCTTTTTAGCTTCCACATTTCTTTTCCAGAATTGTTCTCCGTCCGGAGTTCAATTTGAACAGACCCGTGAGCTGGCTTCTGTGACTGAACCTGAAGTGATCTCTTCCGAAGTTGTTGTCGACAACGAGGCCGAAGCTGAAGAGGCTGCACCTGAAATCAAAACCAAAACTTTCACAGCGGCTTCCAAAGAAAAAGTCGTTGATATGGTGTGGGTGATCGACAACTCAGCTTCCATGAAAGGTCAGGCGGATATCATTCGCAAGAACTTTGAAAAGTTCGCCCATCTGGTGGAAAACCAGGTGGATCTGCGTGTGGCGCTGATTTCCAAAAAAGACTCTTTTAATCTGAAGACCCATGTGTCTTTGCCTGAGACCATGAAAAACGGTCAGCAGGTGGATTTCCTGGTGCACAGTTATAATGCTTTGCTGGTGGCGGCGGTGGCCAGCTGTCCTGAAACTGCTGCGGATGCGTTCTGCAAAAAGGTTCTGGCAAACAGCAAGTACGATAAAGTGTATTCCTCCTTGAATGGATTCTTCCGTCCACAATCCCAGAAGGTGTTTGTGTTTGTGACGGATGATGATTCTTCGGCGGCCAAGAACACAACGGTTCAATATGAAGCTGCCAATCTGAGTGGTTATACCGGAACAATCAAAACACTGGTGGTGGATGAAGACTATATCACTGCCGCGACTTTCCAGGGTCGCATGGTGCGCGCTTTCGGCAAAAACGGTTCTTATAAGGTCTTTGGTTTTGTGGCGGGTGCGGACAGCAAGTGCAAGGCTCGCGTAAGTACTGTGTATAACTCTTTGATCTCCTCCGGCGGTGGTGTGGGCTTTAATGTTTGTGATGAAGACTGGACAGCAAGCTTCAGTCAGCTTTCAGAAAAAGTTGTCGACTATGCCAGCACCGAATATTCCCTGCAAAGTGAGAACGTTAAAAAGGTTCTTTCCGTTAAGCTGAATGGGAAAGCTCTGATTCCGGGCGTGGACTACACGGTGGCTGACGGGAAGGTTGCTTTGAACCCGACCTTGGTCAAGTCACTGGGGAATTATATCATCGACGTCACCTATACAGAATAG
- a CDS encoding tail fiber domain-containing protein, producing MRNGTYTVLILVFLWTGVALAAPNSLTYQGRIVNSDGKGLEYNNVSFLFEITNPSGTCVLYREQKNGVNLQNSGGVFDVPIGSGTKMFPTDPLYTLIDSFNNARSHDCSGGASYSAVAGDARLLKVQFHDGSGWKVISPANEIRSVPYSAYSYSAERLGTKTETDFLAKAGLPTCGAGTYLTWNGTTMTCAGISGANGGTVTDVTSSNSYITIANGTSTPALTLNVGTTAGTVAAGNDARFSDARTPTGTAAGDLDGTYPNPTVAKLQGTAVSNAAPGSGNFLKYNGTAWTPSAIAQSDVTGLSATLSSYMTDAEFSAAVANAGCAAYETMYWNAVAGFSCQAINVSLAGDVGGTIGASSVNKIKGVTVDTTGLTTGQVLKYDGTKWAPAADNDSNSGGTVTNIATGTGLSGGPITSTGTISLANTAVTAASYGSTTQVGTFTVDAQGRLTAASNAAIAFPVTTVAGRTGAVVLDAADITSGAGKYLTYRPNNTACTDGQVLKWINANSRWECANDTDTSSGGTITNIATGTGLSGGPITSTGTISLANTAVTAASYGSTTQVGTFTVDAQGRLTAASNAAIAFPVTTVAGRTGAVTIDVGDLGNGAGKYFIYRPNNTACTDGQVLKWVAANNRWECGTDTDTSSGGTVTNIATGTGLTGGPITSTGTIALANTAVTAGSYTRASITVDAQGRLTAASSGAAINLTSDVTGTLPIANGGTGATTAIAAFNGLSPLTTKGDVLGNDGTNDVRLPAGTNGQVLTADSSQTSGLKWATPTVGTVTNVTGTAPIQVATGTTTPVISLSTVPVASGGTGATSLTADRLLVSNGTGSAVIPFTCGTAQMLTFNASGVMGCTNFASTSFFANGGNTLAGNATLGTNDAYSLALETNNVTRMTISNAGYVGIGQSPDTNAGLAVMAPSTTKSALILNSPAAGKVELDFLRNGTWLGTFGYANTATSDLYVTNGANAHIIFDTNNTEVMRITNDGKVGIDAESPGARFQVGEWNGTNNYNAVFVGSYHNTLGQAQFVGNWNSAGYWGIGPVANPANSTVGIGNANAQGDWRSTQDLKLYVPGGLGLGDALAPERIIHVKGTGGGNDDVYVQSIGNTGEPAYILTKARSNTGVEAAVLAGDSLGFLSMRGYDGAAYQSGASIAGVAEADFATTKSAYMSFATLNNGSSGERMRITSAGSVGIGSTAPTVRLHVQGNSYTNSSGAFERNEDVQAGPGVQLMKSRGTASAKTAVQSGDALGNILFNGYGDATTTGLGSQIQSIASATWTSTAVPADLAFLTHTGTGNINTPTERMRIYSNGWITMGVSSGSTGGAPLLLKNATAPYIGFDEVDSSGKFFMGLDGGNFWIRPGPTTSSSDAITVTAAGNVYIGGNSGSRKFFVNGTSGGTAAWENLSDARLKTDIQVVPDSLQKILSLRGVTFNWRHDVRPDLDLIEKKDMGVIAQDVERVFPEAVDKDEKGFRAVAYTKLIGPMIEAFKELYKSVSGVKAEVQAQKREIASLKQENQELREAICEVNPKAKVCQKKK from the coding sequence ATGAGAAACGGAACGTATACTGTCTTAATTCTCGTATTCCTTTGGACTGGAGTGGCCTTGGCTGCTCCAAATTCTCTGACATATCAAGGACGTATCGTTAATTCTGACGGCAAAGGTTTGGAATACAACAACGTCAGCTTCCTTTTTGAAATCACAAATCCTTCAGGCACTTGCGTGCTTTATCGCGAACAAAAAAACGGTGTGAATCTTCAGAACTCCGGCGGTGTATTTGACGTGCCTATTGGTTCTGGCACGAAGATGTTCCCGACCGATCCTCTTTACACTTTGATTGATTCTTTTAACAATGCTCGCTCCCACGACTGTTCTGGCGGCGCCTCTTACAGCGCGGTGGCCGGTGATGCGCGTTTGTTGAAAGTGCAGTTCCATGACGGTTCCGGATGGAAGGTAATTTCTCCGGCCAATGAAATTCGTTCGGTGCCTTATTCTGCTTATTCTTATTCTGCAGAACGCCTGGGTACCAAAACTGAAACTGACTTCCTGGCTAAAGCCGGTCTGCCGACGTGCGGGGCTGGAACTTATCTGACCTGGAACGGTACAACGATGACCTGTGCCGGGATCAGTGGCGCCAACGGTGGTACGGTTACCGATGTTACTTCTTCCAATTCATATATTACGATTGCCAATGGCACTTCCACCCCGGCGCTGACCCTGAATGTGGGCACAACGGCGGGCACGGTGGCAGCTGGTAATGATGCCCGCTTCTCTGATGCTCGCACCCCGACAGGAACTGCTGCCGGAGACCTGGATGGCACTTATCCAAATCCAACTGTGGCAAAACTTCAGGGCACAGCCGTTTCCAATGCTGCTCCGGGCAGCGGGAACTTCCTTAAATACAATGGCACTGCCTGGACACCTTCAGCGATTGCGCAAAGTGATGTCACAGGCCTTTCTGCGACTTTAAGTTCTTATATGACCGACGCCGAGTTCAGCGCAGCCGTCGCCAATGCGGGCTGTGCGGCTTATGAAACCATGTACTGGAATGCCGTAGCGGGCTTTTCTTGTCAGGCAATCAATGTGTCTTTGGCGGGTGACGTCGGCGGCACAATCGGCGCGTCTTCCGTCAATAAAATCAAAGGCGTGACTGTTGATACTACCGGCCTGACCACAGGTCAGGTTTTGAAGTACGACGGAACTAAATGGGCACCGGCGGCGGATAATGATTCCAACTCTGGCGGTACGGTTACAAACATCGCAACGGGCACGGGTCTTTCCGGCGGTCCAATCACTTCGACGGGTACGATTTCTTTGGCTAATACCGCGGTCACCGCGGCTTCATATGGTTCCACCACTCAGGTGGGCACCTTCACCGTTGATGCTCAAGGTCGTCTGACGGCGGCTTCGAATGCGGCGATTGCCTTCCCGGTGACGACTGTTGCGGGCAGAACTGGTGCTGTCGTTTTAGATGCCGCTGATATTACAAGCGGTGCCGGAAAATATCTGACCTATCGCCCGAACAACACGGCTTGTACCGATGGCCAGGTTTTGAAATGGATCAATGCGAATTCTCGTTGGGAGTGTGCGAACGATACAGACACTTCTTCCGGCGGTACCATCACCAACATCGCTACCGGCACGGGTCTTTCCGGTGGTCCCATCACTTCGACGGGCACGATCTCTTTGGCTAATACCGCGGTCACCGCGGCTTCGTATGGTTCCACCACTCAGGTGGGCACATTCACTGTCGATGCTCAAGGGCGTCTGACAGCAGCTTCGAATGCGGCGATCGCCTTCCCGGTGACGACCGTTGCGGGCAGAACGGGCGCCGTCACTATCGATGTTGGGGATCTCGGAAACGGCGCTGGCAAATACTTTATCTATCGTCCGAACAACACAGCTTGTACTGATGGCCAGGTTTTAAAATGGGTTGCGGCAAATAATCGTTGGGAGTGCGGTACTGATACCGACACTTCTTCCGGTGGTACCGTAACCAATATCGCAACTGGCACAGGTCTGACTGGTGGTCCGATCACTTCCACTGGCACGATTGCATTGGCCAACACGGCCGTGACTGCCGGTTCTTACACTCGCGCTTCGATCACGGTGGATGCTCAAGGTCGTTTGACCGCAGCTTCCAGTGGCGCGGCTATCAACCTGACTTCTGATGTGACGGGCACCTTGCCGATTGCAAATGGCGGCACGGGCGCAACAACAGCAATTGCGGCCTTCAATGGTCTTTCCCCTCTGACAACCAAAGGGGATGTTCTTGGTAATGACGGCACCAACGACGTTCGCCTGCCCGCAGGCACGAACGGTCAGGTGCTGACGGCGGACTCATCTCAAACTTCCGGATTGAAATGGGCCACCCCGACTGTGGGTACTGTAACCAATGTGACTGGTACGGCTCCGATTCAGGTTGCCACGGGAACAACGACTCCGGTGATTTCACTAAGCACCGTCCCGGTGGCGAGTGGTGGTACGGGCGCAACATCGTTGACGGCGGATCGTCTGCTGGTTTCCAACGGCACGGGCTCTGCGGTGATTCCATTTACTTGCGGCACGGCGCAGATGCTGACCTTTAATGCTTCCGGGGTTATGGGTTGTACGAACTTTGCCTCGACGTCTTTCTTTGCCAACGGTGGTAACACTTTGGCGGGGAATGCGACCTTGGGCACTAATGACGCTTATTCTTTGGCGCTTGAAACCAACAACGTCACACGCATGACAATTTCCAATGCGGGTTATGTCGGTATTGGCCAATCCCCGGATACAAATGCGGGTCTGGCGGTGATGGCTCCCTCAACAACCAAGTCTGCGCTCATTTTGAATTCTCCGGCGGCGGGTAAAGTAGAGCTGGATTTCCTGCGCAACGGAACCTGGCTGGGCACATTCGGCTACGCCAACACGGCGACTTCTGATTTATATGTCACTAACGGCGCCAACGCGCACATTATCTTTGATACCAACAACACCGAAGTCATGCGCATCACCAACGATGGCAAAGTCGGTATCGACGCAGAAAGCCCAGGCGCCCGCTTCCAGGTGGGTGAATGGAACGGCACTAATAACTACAATGCCGTGTTCGTGGGTTCTTATCACAACACTTTGGGACAAGCGCAGTTCGTCGGTAACTGGAATAGCGCTGGTTACTGGGGTATCGGGCCGGTAGCCAATCCGGCAAACAGCACCGTGGGTATCGGAAATGCCAATGCTCAGGGTGACTGGCGTTCGACTCAGGATTTGAAGCTCTATGTTCCGGGCGGCTTGGGTCTGGGTGATGCTTTGGCTCCGGAAAGAATCATTCACGTCAAAGGCACGGGCGGCGGCAATGATGACGTTTATGTACAAAGCATCGGCAACACCGGCGAACCCGCCTACATTCTGACCAAGGCGCGCAGTAACACGGGCGTCGAAGCTGCGGTTCTGGCTGGTGATTCTTTGGGCTTCCTGTCCATGCGTGGTTATGATGGGGCTGCTTATCAAAGCGGTGCTTCCATCGCCGGGGTGGCTGAAGCTGACTTTGCCACAACGAAATCCGCTTACATGTCATTTGCGACTTTGAACAACGGATCTTCCGGTGAAAGAATGCGCATCACCAGCGCAGGTTCTGTGGGTATCGGATCCACGGCACCGACGGTAAGACTGCATGTTCAAGGTAACAGCTACACCAATTCCTCGGGCGCATTCGAACGCAATGAAGATGTTCAAGCTGGTCCCGGAGTTCAACTAATGAAATCCCGTGGGACGGCTTCAGCGAAAACAGCTGTTCAGTCGGGCGATGCTTTAGGGAACATTCTGTTTAACGGTTACGGCGATGCCACAACAACTGGCCTTGGCTCGCAGATTCAAAGTATCGCTTCAGCGACTTGGACATCCACTGCAGTTCCCGCCGACTTGGCGTTCCTGACCCATACGGGCACTGGCAACATCAATACTCCGACCGAGCGCATGCGTATTTACAGCAATGGGTGGATCACGATGGGTGTCAGCTCCGGCTCGACCGGCGGGGCTCCACTTCTTCTGAAAAATGCTACCGCTCCTTATATTGGCTTTGACGAAGTGGACAGCTCTGGAAAGTTCTTCATGGGACTTGATGGTGGTAACTTCTGGATTCGTCCGGGACCAACCACTTCCTCCAGTGACGCCATCACGGTCACCGCTGCCGGCAACGTCTATATTGGCGGCAACTCAGGTTCGCGCAAATTCTTTGTGAACGGAACTTCCGGCGGTACTGCGGCCTGGGAAAACTTGTCCGATGCGCGTTTGAAGACCGACATCCAGGTTGTGCCGGATTCTTTACAGAAGATCCTTTCCTTGCGTGGTGTGACCTTCAACTGGCGCCACGATGTCAGACCGGATCTGGATCTTATTGAGAAAAAAGACATGGGTGTGATCGCCCAGGACGTCGAACGTGTATTCCCCGAAGCCGTCGACAAAGATGAGAAAGGCTTCCGTGCAGTCGCCTATACTAAACTGATCGGTCCGATGATTGAAGCCTTTAAAGAGCTGTATAAGTCTGTATCCGGCGTTAAGGCCGAAGTTCAGGCCCAGAAGCGTGAAATCGCCTCTTTGAAACAAGAGAACCAGGAGCTTCGTGAAGCGATTTGCGAGGTCAATCCTAAAGCCAAGGTCTGTCAGAAAAAGAAGTAA
- a CDS encoding pseudouridine synthase, translating to MSENNSSERVRLNKLIADSGLASRRHADRMIEEGLVTVNGKRVYELGIKVDPQSDRILVDGKPLRKPLSQKIYAILNKPTGVLTTMDDPHDRPTVAEYLTELPVRVFPVGRLDWDSEGMLLLTNDGDFANKVMHPKAEVTKTYLVKLNGKPEPFQLEKLKKGVSIVGGKVSARHIEKIKKTGENKSEKYEWYKIVITEGKNRQIRQMFAKIGFDVMRLQRVAIGRLRMGAVKTGQLVYLNEAAVQRIFLADDPEEVKTKRTYKGRATSEKKTAKPASRVKTTKKPSKYKNGKKL from the coding sequence ATGTCTGAAAATAACTCCTCTGAAAGAGTTCGACTTAATAAACTAATTGCTGACAGTGGACTGGCATCCCGTCGTCATGCAGACCGCATGATCGAAGAGGGCCTTGTGACCGTAAACGGTAAGCGCGTTTACGAGCTGGGTATCAAAGTTGATCCGCAAAGCGATCGTATTCTTGTTGATGGCAAGCCTCTGCGCAAGCCACTGTCCCAGAAGATCTATGCTATCCTGAACAAACCAACCGGCGTTCTGACCACCATGGATGATCCACACGACCGTCCAACGGTTGCAGAATATCTGACGGAGCTTCCGGTGCGCGTGTTCCCGGTAGGTCGTCTGGACTGGGATTCTGAAGGCATGCTGCTTTTGACCAACGATGGTGATTTCGCCAACAAGGTCATGCACCCTAAAGCTGAAGTAACCAAAACTTACCTTGTGAAATTGAACGGCAAACCAGAACCATTCCAGCTGGAAAAGCTTAAAAAAGGCGTTTCCATCGTTGGTGGCAAAGTGTCTGCCCGTCACATTGAAAAGATCAAAAAAACCGGCGAGAACAAATCTGAAAAGTACGAATGGTACAAAATCGTGATCACTGAGGGTAAAAACCGTCAGATCCGTCAGATGTTCGCAAAAATCGGTTTCGATGTGATGAGACTTCAGCGTGTGGCGATCGGTCGTCTGCGCATGGGTGCGGTAAAAACCGGCCAGCTGGTTTACCTTAACGAAGCTGCGGTTCAACGCATCTTCCTTGCGGATGATCCGGAAGAGGTAAAAACAAAACGCACTTACAAAGGCCGCGCGACTTCTGAAAAGAAAACCGCGAAACCGGCTTCCAGAGTGAAAACCACCAAGAAACCAAGCAAGTACAAAAACGGTAAAAAACTTTAA
- a CDS encoding EamA family transporter: protein MKNMNPRLRGSLEISVASVGFGFLGIFGTWAFESGMNVGELLSYRFALAAVLLWIFLLLFKPSWVKLNLRQTVIAALLGIFGYAFFSTMYFMAIDGLSITLAALLLYTYPFWVNIFSHFFTQDKISGKEALCLVAASSGLVMLLWGHIEVKNIWAVAAGLAAAISYAIYVLLSGRLQKNVRPITSALYVITFGALALSVFHHPHYSAISNLSNIQATSILGLALVCTIIPLTMELAALQKLKSTEVALLMMIEPITAALMGALIFHERLTPVQIVGALIIGAALVTNTLYSRPVSE from the coding sequence ATGAAAAACATGAACCCACGTCTTCGCGGATCTTTGGAAATTTCTGTAGCGAGCGTGGGTTTTGGTTTTTTAGGGATCTTCGGCACCTGGGCATTTGAATCCGGCATGAATGTCGGAGAGCTTCTGTCCTATCGCTTTGCTTTGGCGGCCGTCCTTTTGTGGATCTTCCTGCTGCTGTTCAAACCTTCCTGGGTCAAACTGAATTTGCGCCAGACCGTGATTGCGGCACTGCTGGGGATTTTCGGCTACGCGTTTTTCTCGACCATGTATTTCATGGCCATCGACGGGCTGAGCATCACCCTCGCCGCTTTACTGCTTTATACCTATCCGTTCTGGGTGAACATTTTTTCCCATTTCTTCACTCAAGATAAGATATCCGGAAAGGAAGCTCTGTGTTTGGTCGCGGCTTCCTCGGGCCTGGTGATGCTTTTGTGGGGCCATATAGAAGTTAAAAATATCTGGGCCGTGGCAGCAGGTCTTGCCGCAGCCATCAGCTATGCGATCTACGTTTTACTGTCCGGGCGCCTGCAAAAAAATGTTCGCCCTATCACCTCCGCACTGTATGTAATCACGTTCGGTGCGCTGGCGCTTTCCGTTTTCCATCATCCTCACTATTCGGCGATCAGCAACCTTTCGAATATTCAAGCCACCAGCATTCTGGGCCTGGCCCTTGTTTGCACGATCATCCCCCTGACCATGGAGCTGGCCGCCTTGCAAAAGCTGAAAAGCACCGAAGTGGCCTTGCTAATGATGATCGAGCCGATCACTGCGGCCCTGATGGGGGCTTTGATTTTCCATGAAAGACTGACACCAGTTCAAATAGTCGGCGCTTTAATCATTGGCGCTGCCTTGGTGACGAACACCCTATATTCCCGTCCGGTCTCTGAATAA